One genomic window of Micropterus dolomieu isolate WLL.071019.BEF.003 ecotype Adirondacks unplaced genomic scaffold, ASM2129224v1 contig_11576, whole genome shotgun sequence includes the following:
- the LOC123965869 gene encoding FSD1-like protein: MAPAFRLTTRLAVSENMSQFTVDFNAERAGLQRLQFLPVPRAPEIDVSSYVIRDNSITVAWRPACEADGDGVSGRIECYELEYRKTNHDSSLRAAGETCWEKIPDIRETKITISGLKFDSRFVVVRVRARNKAAAGEFSEPVAIETRGEHMSEMTKMLEVLVSGRDRYRQNET; encoded by the exons ATGGCTCCAGCTTTCCGGCTGACGACTCGTCTGGCGGTATCGGAAAACATGTCGCAATTTACAGTTGACTTCAACGCAGAGAGGGCGGGGCTTCAACGACTTCAGTTCCTGCCAG TTCCCAGAGCGCCAGAGATCGACGTCTCCAGTTATGTCATCCGTGACAACTCCATCACGGTTGCCTGGCGACCAGCTTGTGAGGCTGATGGTGACGGTGTCAGCGGACGAATTGAATGTTACGAACTCGAATACCGAAAAACAAATCACGACAGCTCACTGAGAGCCGCAGGAGAAACATGCTGGGAAAAAATCCCCGATATCAGAGAGACAAAAATCACCATCTCAG GGCTGAAATTTGACTCTCGGTTCGTCGTTGTTCGTGTTCGAGCGAGAAACAAAGCAGCCGCTGGCGAGTTCTCTGAACCCGTCGCCATAGAAACCAGAGGTGAACACATGAGTGAGATGACAAAAATGTTAGAAGTCCTCGTTTCAGGGCGAGACCGATATAGACAGAATGAAACAA